A DNA window from Pseudomonas wuhanensis contains the following coding sequences:
- a CDS encoding MFS transporter, producing the protein MSHPSQFTLLRTRRFLPFFVTQSLGAFNDNIFKQSLILAILYKLTIEGDRSIWVNLCALLFILPFFLFSALAGQFGEKFAKDALIRLIKLGEIVIMAVGAVGFMFDHLSLMLVALFAMGTHSALFGPVKYSILPQALREEELVGGNGLVEMGTFLAILAGTIGAGIMMSISNYAPVVSTAIIGIAVLGYLASRNIPRAAAASPEMRLNWNIFSQSWATLRLGLGQTPAVSRSIVGNSWFWFVGAIYLTQIPAYAKEWMHGDETVVTLILTVFSVGIALGSMLCEKLSGRKVEIGLVPFGSFGLTVFGLLLWWHSGGIPDSVDGHGWIEVLGFGYAWLVLIDILGLGVFGGFYIVPLYALIQSRTVENERARVIAANNILNALFMVVSAIVSIVLLSLAKLSIPQLFLVVSLLNIGVNAYIFKIVPEFSMRFMIWLLGHSMYRVEHRNLELIPDEGAALLVCNHVSFVDALLIGGAVRRPIRFVMYYKIYNLPVLNFIFRTAGTIPIAGRQEDIQIYEKAFTRIAQYLKDGELVCIFPEGKLTADGEINEFKGGLTRILEETPVPVIPLALQGLWGSFFSRDPDKGVFRRLWSRVTLVAGPAVAVEVAEPATLQGLVGQLRGAVR; encoded by the coding sequence ATGAGCCACCCCTCACAGTTCACCTTGCTTCGTACTCGGCGCTTCCTGCCTTTTTTTGTCACGCAGTCCCTTGGGGCCTTTAATGACAACATCTTCAAGCAGTCGCTGATCCTCGCCATTTTGTACAAGCTGACCATCGAGGGTGACCGTTCGATCTGGGTCAACCTGTGTGCGTTGCTGTTTATCCTGCCGTTCTTCCTGTTCTCGGCCCTGGCCGGGCAATTCGGGGAAAAGTTCGCCAAGGACGCACTGATCCGTCTGATCAAGCTCGGCGAAATCGTCATCATGGCGGTGGGTGCGGTCGGTTTCATGTTCGATCACCTGTCACTGATGCTGGTCGCGTTGTTTGCCATGGGCACCCACTCGGCGCTGTTCGGGCCGGTGAAGTACTCGATCCTGCCGCAGGCCTTGCGCGAAGAGGAACTGGTGGGCGGCAATGGTCTGGTGGAAATGGGCACCTTCCTGGCGATTCTCGCCGGGACGATTGGTGCCGGGATCATGATGTCCATCAGCAACTACGCGCCGGTGGTATCGACAGCAATCATCGGTATCGCGGTGCTCGGTTACCTGGCCAGCCGCAACATTCCCCGGGCCGCGGCGGCATCGCCGGAAATGCGTTTGAACTGGAACATCTTCAGTCAGTCCTGGGCCACGTTGAGGCTGGGCTTGGGGCAAACCCCCGCGGTATCACGCTCGATTGTCGGCAACTCATGGTTCTGGTTTGTCGGGGCGATTTATTTGACGCAAATCCCGGCGTATGCCAAGGAATGGATGCACGGCGACGAGACCGTGGTGACGCTGATTCTTACGGTGTTCTCAGTCGGGATCGCACTGGGGTCGATGCTCTGCGAAAAACTTTCCGGGCGCAAAGTCGAGATCGGTCTGGTGCCGTTTGGCTCGTTCGGTCTGACGGTGTTTGGCCTGTTGCTGTGGTGGCATTCCGGCGGGATACCGGACAGTGTTGATGGCCATGGCTGGATCGAAGTCCTTGGGTTCGGTTACGCCTGGCTGGTGTTGATCGACATCCTTGGGCTTGGTGTCTTCGGCGGTTTCTACATCGTGCCGCTGTATGCGCTGATCCAGTCGCGTACTGTCGAGAACGAGCGTGCGCGGGTGATCGCCGCCAACAACATTCTTAACGCCCTGTTCATGGTGGTCTCGGCGATTGTGTCGATCGTCTTGCTGAGCCTCGCCAAGCTGTCGATCCCGCAGCTGTTCCTGGTGGTGTCGCTGCTGAACATCGGCGTTAACGCTTATATCTTCAAAATCGTCCCCGAGTTCAGCATGCGCTTCATGATCTGGCTGCTCGGCCATTCCATGTACCGTGTCGAGCATCGCAATCTGGAGCTGATTCCCGATGAAGGCGCAGCATTGCTGGTTTGCAACCATGTGTCGTTCGTCGATGCCTTGCTGATTGGCGGCGCAGTGCGTCGGCCGATTCGCTTTGTGATGTACTACAAAATCTACAACCTGCCGGTCCTGAACTTCATCTTTCGCACGGCGGGGACGATTCCGATTGCCGGGCGTCAGGAAGACATTCAAATCTACGAAAAAGCCTTCACCCGCATCGCCCAATACCTGAAGGACGGCGAACTGGTGTGCATTTTCCCTGAAGGCAAGTTGACCGCCGATGGCGAGATCAATGAATTCAAGGGCGGGCTGACGCGGATTCTCGAAGAAACGCCGGTGCCGGTAATTCCGCTGGCGTTGCAGGGGTTGTGGGGGAGTTTCTTCAGCCGTGATCCGGACAAGGGCGTGTTTCGCAGGCTGTGGTCGCGGGTGACCCTGGTGGCGGGCCCGGCGGTGGCCGTTGAAGTGGCTGAGCCGGCGACATTGCAAGGGTTGGTGGGGCAATTGCGTGGGGCCGTTAGATAG
- a CDS encoding TDT family transporter, which produces MTCTHSVKPGIKPLSHLQHPREAIRQFTPNWFAATMGTGVLALALAQLPVSSPGLHAFAEGLWLFNIALFVLFTALYAARWVMFFDEARRIFGHSTVSMFFGTIPMGLATIINGFLLFGLRRWGDGVIHLAEVLWWLDVAMSLACGVLIPYMMFTRQEHSIDQMTAVWLLPVVAAEVAAASGGLLAPHLADVHSQLVVLVTSYVLWAFSLPVAFSILTILLLRMALHKLPHENMAASSWLALGPIGTGALGMLLLGADAPAIFAANGLPGIGEIAAGLGLVAGITLWGFGLWWMLVALLITVRYLRAGIPFNLGWWGFTFPLGVYSLATLKLASTLNLMFFSAFGCVLVALLAVMWLIVANRTVQGAWRGELFVSPCIAGLKK; this is translated from the coding sequence ATGACCTGCACCCATAGCGTTAAACCCGGTATCAAACCGCTCAGTCATTTGCAGCATCCACGAGAGGCCATCCGCCAATTCACCCCCAACTGGTTCGCGGCGACCATGGGCACTGGTGTATTGGCGCTGGCGCTTGCGCAATTGCCGGTGTCGAGTCCCGGTCTGCACGCGTTTGCCGAAGGCCTGTGGCTGTTCAATATCGCCTTGTTTGTCTTGTTCACAGCCCTGTATGCCGCGCGTTGGGTGATGTTCTTCGACGAGGCGCGGCGGATTTTCGGTCATTCCACGGTTTCGATGTTTTTCGGCACCATCCCCATGGGCCTTGCGACCATCATCAATGGCTTTCTGCTGTTCGGTTTGCGGCGCTGGGGCGACGGTGTGATTCATCTCGCCGAAGTGCTGTGGTGGCTGGACGTGGCGATGTCGCTGGCCTGCGGTGTATTGATTCCCTACATGATGTTCACCCGCCAAGAGCACAGCATCGACCAGATGACCGCCGTCTGGCTGTTGCCAGTGGTGGCGGCGGAAGTGGCGGCTGCCAGCGGTGGCTTGCTGGCGCCGCACCTGGCCGATGTTCATTCGCAACTGGTGGTGTTGGTGACTAGCTACGTGCTCTGGGCGTTTTCCCTACCGGTAGCGTTCAGCATTCTGACTATCCTGTTGTTGCGCATGGCGTTGCATAAATTGCCCCATGAAAATATGGCTGCTTCGAGCTGGCTGGCCCTGGGGCCGATTGGCACGGGTGCGCTGGGCATGTTGCTGTTGGGCGCCGACGCGCCAGCGATCTTTGCCGCCAATGGTCTGCCGGGTATCGGCGAGATTGCCGCAGGGCTTGGCTTGGTGGCTGGCATTACGCTGTGGGGCTTCGGGCTCTGGTGGATGCTGGTGGCGTTGTTGATCACCGTGCGTTATTTGCGCGCTGGTATCCCGTTCAACCTCGGCTGGTGGGGCTTCACTTTCCCGCTGGGTGTCTACTCCCTGGCTACGCTGAAACTGGCCAGCACCTTGAACCTGATGTTTTTCAGTGCCTTTGGTTGCGTGTTGGTCGCGTTGCTGGCGGTGATGTGGCTGATTGTCGCCAACCGTACGGTGCAAGGCGCGTGGCGGGGTGAGTTGTTCGTTTCGCCGTGCATTGCAGGATTAAAGAAATAA
- a CDS encoding cupin, producing MKIIRSKSFTGDRAWAALDIANMNGITTRLHWTDQPYKWHINDGQEVFVVLDGQVQMRYREAGLEKETLLEVGDIFYASVGTEHVAHPRGVARILVIETEGSV from the coding sequence ATGAAGATCATCCGCAGCAAATCCTTCACCGGTGACCGCGCCTGGGCGGCGCTGGATATCGCTAACATGAACGGCATCACCACCCGTTTGCACTGGACCGATCAGCCTTACAAATGGCACATCAACGATGGCCAGGAAGTGTTCGTGGTGCTCGATGGCCAAGTGCAGATGCGTTATCGCGAAGCAGGCCTGGAGAAGGAAACGCTGCTTGAGGTTGGCGATATTTTTTATGCGTCAGTGGGTACTGAGCATGTGGCTCATCCGCGAGGTGTGGCGAGGATATTGGTGATCGAGACGGAAGGCAGCGTGTGA
- a CDS encoding hybrid sensor histidine kinase/response regulator has protein sequence MSLSIGLIATVALAYMAILFAIAFYGDRRSAPLPPRVRAWVYSLSLAVYCTSWTFFGAVGQAAEQLWSFLPIYLGPILLLVCAPWVLQKMVMISKQENITSIADFIAARYGKSQSLAVVVALICLVGVLPYIALQLKGIVLGVNLLIGAGADAMGTRAQDTALIVSLVLALFTIVFGTRNLDATEHHRGMVMAIAFESLVKLFAFLAVGAFVTYGLYDGFDDLFDQAMLAPRLEAYWKETINWPSMVVQTGVAMMAIICLPRQFHVTVVENIDPQDLRLAKWVFPAYLALAALFVVPIALAGQMLLPSSVLPDSFVISLPLAQSHPALAMLAFIGGASAATGMVIVASVALSTMLSNDLLLPWLLRRNNAERPFEVFRQWMLSVRRVSIVVILLLAYVSYRLLGSTASLATIGQIAFAAVTQLAPAMLGALYWKQANRRGVFAGLAAGTFLWFYTLVLPIAAKSLGLPLSSFPGLAWLQGNPLNLPITPLTQGVVLSLAGNFTLFAWVSLLSRTRVSEHWQAGRFIGQEISARPSARSMLAVQINDLQQLAARFVGEERARQSFLRFAYRQGKGFNPNQNADGEWIAHTERLLAGVLGASSTRAVVKAAIEGREMQLEDVVRIADETSEVLQFNRALLQGAIENITQGISVVDQSLKLVAWNRRYLELFNYPDGLISVGRPIADIIRYNAERGLCGPGEAEVHVARRLHWMRQGRAHTSERLFPNGRVIELIGNPMPGGGFVMSFTDITAFREAEQALTEANEGLEQRVTERTHELSQLNIALTEAKGTAESANQSKTRFLAAVSHDLMQPLNAARLFSAALSHQEENLSSEARKLVHHLDSSLRSAEDLISDLLDISRLENGKINPDRKPFELNDLFHTLGAEFKALAQEQGLKFRVRGSALRVDSDIKLLRRILQNFLTNAFRYAKGPVLLGVRRRKGELCLEVWDRGPGIPEDKLQVIFEEFKRLDSHQTRAEKGLGLGLAIADGLCRVLGHTLRVRSWPGRGSVFSVSVPLARAQTATPAKVAELNGHLLSGAQVLCIDNEDSILIGMNSLLTRWGCQVWTARNREECATLLGDGVRPQLALVDYHLDDGETGTELMAWLRTQLGEPVPGVVISADGRPETVAQVHAAGLDYLAKPVKPAALRALLSRHLPL, from the coding sequence ATGTCGCTGTCCATCGGGCTGATTGCCACCGTCGCCCTGGCCTATATGGCCATCCTGTTCGCTATCGCCTTTTACGGTGACCGGCGCAGCGCGCCGTTGCCGCCACGGGTGCGTGCCTGGGTGTACAGCTTGTCGCTGGCCGTTTATTGCACCAGTTGGACATTCTTTGGCGCCGTGGGCCAGGCGGCAGAACAACTCTGGTCATTCCTGCCGATCTACCTCGGACCGATCCTGCTGCTGGTGTGCGCGCCGTGGGTCCTGCAAAAAATGGTGATGATCAGCAAGCAGGAAAACATCACTTCCATCGCCGACTTCATCGCCGCCCGCTATGGCAAATCCCAGTCGCTGGCGGTGGTGGTGGCGCTGATCTGTCTGGTCGGCGTATTGCCCTACATCGCCTTGCAGCTCAAGGGCATCGTGCTGGGCGTGAACCTGCTGATCGGCGCCGGCGCTGACGCCATGGGCACACGCGCGCAGGACACGGCGCTGATCGTGTCGCTGGTGCTGGCGCTGTTCACCATCGTTTTCGGTACCCGCAACCTCGATGCCACGGAACACCACCGCGGCATGGTGATGGCGATTGCCTTTGAATCGCTGGTCAAGCTGTTCGCTTTTCTCGCGGTCGGCGCGTTCGTGACCTATGGCCTGTACGACGGTTTTGACGACCTGTTCGACCAGGCCATGCTCGCTCCGCGCCTCGAAGCGTACTGGAAAGAAACCATCAACTGGCCGTCCATGGTGGTGCAAACCGGCGTGGCGATGATGGCGATCATCTGCCTGCCCCGGCAGTTCCATGTGACCGTGGTGGAAAACATCGACCCCCAGGACCTGCGTTTGGCCAAGTGGGTATTCCCGGCCTATCTGGCGCTGGCGGCGTTGTTTGTCGTGCCGATCGCACTGGCCGGTCAGATGTTGCTGCCCAGTTCGGTGCTGCCGGACTCATTCGTCATCAGCCTGCCCCTGGCTCAATCTCACCCTGCCTTGGCGATGCTGGCGTTTATTGGTGGCGCTTCGGCGGCGACCGGTATGGTGATCGTGGCCAGCGTGGCGCTGTCGACCATGCTCTCCAACGACCTGTTGCTGCCCTGGTTGCTGCGGCGCAACAACGCCGAGCGGCCATTCGAAGTGTTCCGCCAGTGGATGCTGTCGGTGCGCCGGGTGAGCATCGTGGTCATTCTGCTATTGGCCTACGTCAGCTATCGCCTGCTGGGCTCCACCGCAAGCCTGGCGACCATCGGCCAGATCGCCTTCGCCGCCGTCACCCAACTGGCCCCGGCCATGCTTGGCGCACTGTACTGGAAACAGGCTAACCGTCGTGGGGTGTTCGCAGGGCTGGCCGCAGGCACGTTCCTCTGGTTCTACACGTTGGTATTGCCGATCGCCGCCAAGAGTCTCGGCTTGCCCCTGAGCAGTTTTCCGGGCCTGGCATGGCTGCAAGGCAATCCGTTGAACCTGCCGATCACCCCGCTGACTCAAGGCGTGGTGCTGTCCCTGGCGGGCAACTTCACCTTGTTCGCCTGGGTCTCGCTACTGTCACGCACGCGGGTTTCGGAGCACTGGCAGGCCGGCCGCTTCATTGGCCAGGAAATCAGCGCCCGCCCGAGCGCCCGCTCGATGCTGGCGGTACAGATCAACGACTTGCAGCAACTGGCCGCCCGTTTTGTCGGCGAAGAGCGGGCTCGTCAGAGTTTCCTCCGTTTCGCCTACCGTCAGGGCAAGGGCTTCAACCCGAACCAGAACGCGGACGGTGAATGGATCGCCCATACCGAACGCTTGCTGGCCGGTGTACTCGGCGCATCTTCAACCCGGGCGGTGGTAAAAGCCGCCATCGAAGGTCGGGAAATGCAACTCGAGGATGTCGTGCGGATCGCCGACGAAACCTCGGAAGTGCTGCAGTTCAACCGCGCCCTGTTGCAAGGCGCCATCGAAAACATCACCCAGGGCATCAGTGTGGTCGACCAGTCGTTGAAACTGGTGGCCTGGAACCGGCGCTACCTTGAGTTATTCAACTACCCCGACGGTTTGATCAGCGTTGGCCGACCGATTGCCGACATCATTCGCTACAACGCCGAGCGCGGCCTGTGCGGCCCCGGCGAAGCGGAAGTGCACGTCGCCCGCCGCCTGCACTGGATGCGTCAGGGCCGCGCCCATACCTCCGAGCGATTGTTTCCCAATGGTCGAGTGATCGAGCTGATCGGTAACCCGATGCCCGGCGGCGGTTTCGTCATGAGCTTCACCGACATCACCGCGTTCCGCGAGGCCGAGCAGGCGCTGACCGAAGCGAACGAAGGCCTCGAACAACGGGTCACCGAACGGACCCACGAGCTGTCGCAACTCAATATTGCCCTGACCGAAGCCAAGGGCACTGCCGAATCGGCCAACCAATCCAAAACCCGTTTCCTGGCCGCCGTCAGCCATGACTTGATGCAACCGCTGAATGCTGCGCGGCTGTTCTCTGCCGCCCTCTCCCACCAGGAAGAAAACTTATCCAGTGAAGCCCGGAAACTGGTTCATCACCTGGACAGTTCGCTGCGCTCGGCCGAGGACCTGATCAGCGATCTGTTGGACATTTCCCGCCTGGAAAACGGCAAGATCAACCCTGATCGCAAGCCCTTCGAGCTCAATGATTTATTCCATACGCTGGGCGCCGAGTTCAAGGCCCTGGCTCAAGAACAGGGATTGAAATTTCGCGTCAGGGGCAGTGCGTTACGGGTCGACAGCGACATCAAACTGCTGCGACGGATCCTGCAGAACTTCCTGACCAATGCCTTCCGCTACGCCAAAGGCCCGGTGCTGCTCGGCGTTCGGCGGCGCAAGGGTGAGCTGTGTCTGGAGGTCTGGGACCGTGGACCGGGCATTCCGGAAGACAAACTGCAGGTGATTTTCGAAGAGTTCAAACGCCTCGACAGCCACCAGACCCGGGCCGAGAAAGGTTTGGGCCTGGGACTGGCGATTGCCGATGGGCTGTGTCGCGTGCTGGGTCACACCCTGCGCGTGCGTTCCTGGCCGGGTCGCGGCAGCGTGTTCAGTGTCAGCGTACCGCTGGCTCGGGCACAAACCGCGACGCCGGCCAAGGTTGCCGAACTCAATGGCCATTTGCTCAGCGGCGCGCAGGTGCTGTGTATCGATAACGAAGACAGCATCCTCATCGGCATGAACAGTTTGCTCACCCGCTGGGGTTGCCAGGTCTGGACCGCGCGCAACCGTGAGGAATGCGCGACGCTGCTCGGCGACGGAGTGCGTCCGCAATTGGCGCTGGTGGATTACCACCTGGACGATGGCGAGACCGGGACCGAATTGATGGCATGGTTGCGCACGCAACTGGGTGAGCCGGTGCCAGGGGTGGTGATCAGTGCCGATGGACGACCGGAGACGGTGGCCCAGGTGCATGCAGCGGGTCTGGATTATTTGGCCAAACCGGTGAAACCGGCGGCGTTGCGGGCGTTGTTGAGTCGGCATTTGCCGTTGTAA
- the rmuC gene encoding DNA recombination protein RmuC, which translates to MLEERLAIAQLTQDGLNAQLDTCRDEIADLSQANAAKQADLAAVRREVELLQIERDDARDAAHAWNIERAGKEAELRRLDAQAASLNAELREQQESHQQRLNDLQGSRDELRAQFAELAGKIFDEREQRFAETSQQRLGQLLDPLKERIQSFEKRVEESYQAEARERFSLAKELERLQQLNLRLSDEATNLTRALKGQKTQGNWGELILERVLEHAGLEKGREYQTQVNLKGPDGERFQPDVIIYLPGDKQVVVDSKVSLTAYQQYVAAEDDGIGQIAIKQHVLSLRNHVKGLAGKDYKRLDGLHSLDFVLLFVPIEAAFSAALQAEPTLFQEAFDRNIVIVSPTTLLATLRVIDSLWKQERQSQNAREIAERAGWLYDKFVLFIQDLDEVGNRLQQLDKAYSSARNKLTEGRGNLVSRSEQLKLLGARASKSLPADLLERAMTDVDGLAELPE; encoded by the coding sequence ATACTGGAAGAGCGCCTTGCCATCGCCCAGCTGACGCAGGATGGCTTGAATGCGCAGCTCGACACTTGCCGTGATGAAATCGCAGACCTGAGCCAGGCCAACGCCGCCAAACAGGCCGATCTGGCCGCCGTGCGTCGTGAAGTCGAACTGCTCCAGATCGAACGCGACGACGCCCGCGACGCGGCCCACGCCTGGAACATCGAACGCGCCGGCAAAGAGGCTGAGTTGCGTCGCCTCGACGCTCAGGCCGCTTCCCTTAACGCCGAGCTGCGTGAGCAGCAGGAAAGCCATCAGCAGCGCCTCAACGACCTTCAAGGCTCGCGGGACGAGTTGCGCGCGCAATTCGCCGAGTTGGCGGGCAAGATCTTCGACGAGCGTGAGCAGCGTTTTGCCGAAACCAGTCAGCAGCGCTTGGGGCAACTGCTCGATCCATTGAAGGAACGTATCCAGTCGTTCGAAAAACGCGTCGAGGAAAGCTATCAGGCCGAAGCCCGCGAGCGCTTTTCCTTGGCCAAGGAGCTGGAACGGTTGCAACAACTGAACCTGCGTCTGAGCGACGAAGCCACCAACCTGACGCGGGCCTTGAAAGGGCAGAAAACCCAAGGCAACTGGGGCGAACTGATTCTCGAGCGGGTGCTTGAACACGCGGGTCTGGAGAAGGGCCGTGAGTACCAGACCCAGGTCAATCTCAAGGGGCCGGATGGTGAGCGTTTCCAGCCGGATGTGATTATTTACCTGCCCGGTGACAAGCAGGTCGTGGTCGATTCCAAGGTCAGCCTCACGGCTTATCAGCAGTATGTGGCGGCTGAGGACGACGGCATCGGCCAGATCGCCATCAAACAACATGTACTGTCCCTGCGCAATCACGTCAAAGGCCTGGCCGGCAAGGACTACAAGCGGCTCGACGGCTTGCACAGCCTGGATTTCGTTCTGCTTTTCGTTCCGATCGAAGCGGCGTTTTCTGCGGCGTTGCAGGCTGAGCCGACGCTGTTTCAGGAGGCTTTCGACCGCAATATCGTGATCGTCAGCCCGACCACGTTGCTGGCCACTTTGCGGGTTATCGACAGCCTGTGGAAGCAGGAGCGCCAGAGTCAGAACGCCCGGGAAATCGCCGAGCGCGCCGGTTGGCTGTACGACAAGTTCGTGTTGTTCATTCAGGATCTGGATGAGGTCGGCAATCGCCTGCAGCAACTGGACAAAGCCTACAGCTCTGCACGTAATAAGCTGACTGAAGGCCGCGGCAACCTGGTCAGTCGCAGCGAGCAGCTCAAGTTGCTGGGCGCGCGAGCCAGCAAGAGCTTGCCGGCGGACTTGCTGGAGCGGGCGATGACGGATGTCGATGGCTTGGCCGAACTGCCCGAATAA
- a CDS encoding sel1 repeat family protein — MKFRSVSVSVTPTPPSVSPPKRFSMRVAEWLLDSPRLGENSNVKHFAGRLLKQPAREGVVAAQSRLGQLMCRECGNARDRRIGQELLRQAARAGDRRAQRELGLTED; from the coding sequence ATGAAGTTTCGCTCAGTATCAGTCTCTGTTACCCCAACCCCCCCCAGTGTTTCCCCACCCAAGCGCTTTTCGATGCGCGTGGCCGAGTGGCTACTGGACAGCCCGCGCCTGGGCGAAAACTCCAACGTCAAACACTTCGCCGGACGCTTGCTCAAGCAGCCTGCCCGTGAAGGCGTCGTGGCTGCGCAAAGCCGTCTCGGCCAGCTGATGTGCCGCGAATGCGGTAACGCCCGGGATCGCCGCATTGGCCAGGAGTTGTTGCGTCAGGCCGCGCGTGCGGGCGACCGACGCGCGCAACGGGAACTCGGCCTGACCGAAGACTGA